The Pseudomonas asiatica genome has a segment encoding these proteins:
- a CDS encoding PAAR domain-containing protein — MSMRMNIFGRYQGLDGDETTTGAICIASQARGRVHGRDWLLQGDPTTPCPLCGQAGTIVEGEVRWRQDGIPTALDGALVQCGCPQGSNRLVASGYAPPASRGAPASEPVREAPAQAQTGNPIRSTYQPEVVQPSPTPQGMEPGFYIVPRCMSYQEVLAELGAPQANLPRSILERLNPTYQRGFKAGEIFVIGDGLRRPACTREEHFAMSAAKQAREDLADLTAEEADFLMRHQAEIAGLLSDVSLAMGVTEAMVAKSLDEISVTLQKIEDLHRQQFIKHGHLRHPEFFSERQKLFKKLSTNLNATVLNKHLNLGNYESLRRDLGISSRSLVHHWSKAGAPGHIPGYSTHLNKLAKMAKYLKHGGRIGIAVGGIGSAIKVSEVCQAGNTKACEKVRVTEAGNFSGGLAGGWFGAKMGGKAATQVCWRAGPASLVCGIVITGGGALAGSLAGMKGGEKIGEIIFEAFQDD; from the coding sequence ATGAGCATGCGCATGAACATCTTCGGCCGATACCAAGGCCTGGACGGCGACGAAACCACCACAGGCGCCATCTGCATTGCCAGCCAAGCCAGGGGCCGTGTGCATGGCCGCGACTGGCTACTTCAAGGCGACCCGACCACACCCTGCCCGCTATGTGGACAAGCGGGCACCATCGTCGAGGGCGAAGTCCGCTGGCGACAGGATGGTATTCCCACGGCTCTGGACGGAGCACTGGTGCAATGCGGGTGCCCACAGGGCAGCAATCGCCTGGTTGCAAGTGGGTACGCACCTCCGGCTTCGCGCGGGGCACCCGCATCTGAGCCTGTTCGTGAGGCACCAGCACAGGCCCAGACGGGTAACCCGATAAGAAGTACCTATCAGCCTGAGGTGGTTCAGCCCTCGCCCACTCCTCAAGGCATGGAGCCCGGCTTCTACATCGTTCCGCGCTGTATGTCATACCAGGAAGTCCTGGCAGAGCTGGGCGCGCCGCAGGCCAACCTGCCTCGGTCAATTTTGGAGCGGCTGAACCCGACGTATCAGCGTGGTTTCAAGGCAGGTGAGATCTTTGTCATTGGTGATGGCTTGAGGCGCCCGGCGTGCACTCGGGAAGAGCATTTTGCGATGAGTGCGGCGAAACAGGCGCGGGAGGACTTGGCAGATCTCACAGCGGAAGAAGCTGACTTCTTGATGCGCCATCAGGCCGAAATTGCCGGATTACTCAGCGATGTGAGCTTGGCGATGGGGGTGACTGAGGCGATGGTTGCCAAATCGTTGGATGAAATCAGCGTCACATTGCAAAAAATTGAAGACCTGCATAGACAGCAATTCATCAAGCATGGGCATCTTCGCCATCCAGAGTTTTTTTCGGAACGTCAAAAACTGTTCAAAAAATTAAGCACAAACCTGAATGCGACTGTTCTGAACAAACACCTCAACCTTGGCAACTATGAAAGCCTACGACGGGACTTGGGAATCTCCTCGAGAAGCTTGGTGCACCATTGGAGCAAAGCTGGCGCCCCAGGACATATCCCTGGCTACTCGACACACTTAAACAAGCTGGCCAAAATGGCTAAATACTTGAAACACGGAGGGCGCATCGGTATTGCTGTTGGCGGAATTGGCTCAGCAATAAAAGTCTCCGAAGTATGCCAGGCTGGCAATACAAAGGCCTGTGAAAAAGTCCGAGTTACTGAAGCGGGAAATTTTTCTGGCGGCTTAGCCGGGGGATGGTTTGGCGCAAAGATGGGAGGAAAGGCCGCAACCCAAGTTTGTTGGAGAGCAGGTCCTGCGAGCTTGGTATGCGGAATAGTTATCACTGGCGGAGGAGCATTGGCGGGAAGCCTTGCAGGCATGAAAGGCGGTGAAAAAATCGGCGAAATAATTTTCGAGGCTTTTCAAGATGATTGA
- a CDS encoding DUF3077 domain-containing protein yields MTDYTKTTPGVTYFYQGEGQTHPLFRIAEGIPCRSAREQASELMGYARDLSLTGLMDGDQQMLWASHYFAAMAKALLDDAELGLMR; encoded by the coding sequence ATGACCGACTATACCAAAACCACCCCAGGCGTTACCTACTTCTACCAAGGCGAAGGCCAAACCCATCCGCTGTTCCGTATCGCTGAGGGCATCCCCTGCCGCAGCGCCCGGGAGCAAGCCTCGGAACTGATGGGCTATGCACGCGACTTGTCACTGACCGGTTTGATGGATGGCGATCAGCAGATGCTCTGGGCATCGCATTACTTTGCAGCCATGGCCAAGGCGTTGTTGGATGATGCCGAGTTGGGTTTGATGCGCTGA